The Saccharopolyspora gloriosae genome window below encodes:
- a CDS encoding UvrD-helicase domain-containing protein — protein MRFYADLHIHSKYSRACSKDCDIEHLTWWARRKGISVVGTGDLTHPAWFAHLAEVLEPAEPGLLRLRPERDREITAAMPANCGGDVRFMLSSEISTIYKRGDYTRKIHHLCYMPDFASAEEFSRRLGKIGNLASDGRPILGLDSRDLLEITLECGGYLVPAHVWTPWFAVLGSKAGFNSIDDAYRDLADHVFALETGLSSDPEMNWRVSGLDRYTLVSHSDAHSPPMLGREATVFDTDLDYHAMKRALETRDGFAGTVEFFPEEGKYHLDGHRKCGVRLEPADTKARGGRCPECAKPLTVGVQHRVDDLADRTGGVRPEGAAGFRNLIPLPEIVGEIHGVGPKSKKVFGAVSDLVAAHGPELGILEDVPLDELGRSDPRVAEAIGRLRAGEVVRDAGFDGEYGTIRVFQPAELARLRNGDSYSLFDDALFAPAAEAPRLAVSEPEPLAEPAETPAAAPETPAHGVLAGLDPDQRAAAEVPGGPLLIVAGPGTGKTRTVTHRLAHLVLERDVPAADCLAITFTRRAAEELTERLHALIGPAAAGITVGTFHSFGLQLLREHHDALGLSAEFTVADTARRLAVLTEITGDDKAARRLLPKLADADPEAADRYRRRLRELDLVDFDDLLTEPVRLLENDPALAENYRDRYRWITVDEYQDVDATQYRLLRALAPPEANLTAIGDPDQAIYSFRGADVGFFLRFEQDYPSAPVHALTRNYRSGRHIIDTAVRAVAPSTLVPGRALHAASDRDPHRVIRHEAADERAEAAFVAREIDRLLGGSSFHSLDSGRVDGDGPGGIGFNDIAVLYRTDAQSRLLLDEFARAGLPVQKRSHDPLSARPGVDLLITELGHVADRSGSVLDKLRAAATSVVFTVPDDVQPDVHHALELLTPLATRCENDLERFRREVLLGAEVDTLDPRAEAISLLTLHASKGLEFPVVFLVGCEDGLLPLTWPGSEATAEEIAEERRLFFVGVTRAQDHLWLTHATRRTRHGQVRDRSPSPFLTGLGDAVTRPDTPAPRKARATQLSLL, from the coding sequence GTGCGCTTTTACGCCGATCTGCACATCCACTCGAAGTACTCCCGCGCGTGCAGCAAGGACTGCGACATCGAGCACCTCACCTGGTGGGCTCGGCGCAAGGGCATCTCCGTGGTGGGCACCGGGGACCTCACCCACCCCGCGTGGTTCGCGCACCTCGCAGAAGTGCTGGAACCGGCCGAGCCGGGGCTGCTGCGGCTGCGGCCCGAGCGGGACCGGGAGATCACCGCGGCGATGCCCGCCAACTGCGGCGGCGACGTGCGGTTCATGCTGTCCTCGGAGATCTCGACCATCTACAAGCGCGGCGACTACACGCGCAAGATCCACCACCTGTGCTACATGCCGGACTTCGCCTCCGCCGAAGAGTTCTCCCGGCGCCTAGGAAAGATCGGCAACCTCGCCTCCGACGGGCGGCCCATCCTCGGCCTGGACTCCCGCGACCTGCTGGAGATCACCTTGGAGTGCGGCGGGTACCTGGTGCCCGCGCACGTGTGGACGCCGTGGTTCGCGGTGCTCGGCTCGAAAGCCGGGTTCAACTCCATCGACGACGCCTACCGGGACCTCGCCGACCACGTCTTCGCGCTGGAAACGGGCCTGTCCAGCGACCCGGAGATGAACTGGCGCGTGTCCGGGCTCGACCGCTACACCCTGGTCAGCCACTCCGACGCGCACTCCCCGCCGATGCTCGGGCGCGAGGCGACGGTGTTCGACACCGACCTCGACTACCACGCGATGAAGCGCGCGCTGGAAACCCGCGACGGATTCGCCGGCACCGTCGAGTTCTTCCCCGAAGAGGGCAAGTACCACCTCGACGGGCACCGCAAGTGCGGCGTGCGGCTGGAACCCGCCGACACCAAAGCACGCGGCGGGCGCTGCCCTGAATGCGCGAAACCGCTGACCGTCGGCGTGCAGCACCGCGTCGACGACCTCGCCGACCGGACCGGCGGCGTCCGGCCGGAGGGGGCCGCCGGGTTCCGCAACCTCATCCCGCTGCCGGAGATCGTCGGGGAGATCCACGGCGTCGGGCCCAAGAGCAAGAAGGTCTTCGGCGCCGTGTCCGATCTCGTGGCCGCCCACGGGCCGGAACTGGGCATCCTCGAGGACGTGCCGCTCGACGAGCTGGGGCGCAGCGACCCGCGCGTCGCCGAAGCCATCGGGCGGTTGCGCGCCGGTGAGGTCGTGCGCGACGCGGGCTTCGACGGGGAGTACGGCACCATCCGCGTGTTCCAGCCCGCCGAACTCGCGCGGCTGCGCAACGGCGACTCCTACAGCCTGTTCGACGACGCCCTGTTCGCCCCGGCCGCCGAAGCACCCCGGCTGGCGGTCTCCGAACCGGAACCCCTCGCGGAACCGGCCGAAACCCCCGCCGCAGCACCGGAAACACCGGCGCACGGCGTGCTCGCCGGACTCGATCCCGATCAGCGCGCCGCCGCCGAAGTGCCCGGTGGGCCGCTGCTCATCGTCGCCGGGCCCGGCACCGGCAAGACCCGCACCGTCACCCACCGGCTCGCGCACCTGGTGCTCGAACGCGACGTGCCCGCCGCCGACTGCCTCGCGATCACCTTCACCCGCCGCGCCGCCGAAGAACTCACCGAACGCCTCCACGCGCTCATCGGCCCGGCCGCCGCCGGCATCACCGTCGGCACCTTCCACTCCTTCGGGCTGCAACTGCTGCGCGAACACCACGACGCCCTCGGGCTCAGCGCCGAGTTCACCGTCGCCGACACCGCGCGCAGGCTCGCCGTGCTCACCGAGATCACCGGTGACGACAAGGCCGCCCGCCGGCTGCTGCCGAAACTCGCCGACGCCGACCCCGAGGCGGCCGACCGGTACCGGCGGCGGCTGCGGGAATTGGACCTCGTCGACTTCGACGACCTGCTCACCGAACCGGTGCGGCTGCTGGAGAACGACCCCGCCCTCGCCGAGAACTACCGGGATCGCTACCGGTGGATCACCGTCGACGAGTACCAGGACGTCGACGCCACCCAGTACCGGCTGCTGCGCGCCCTAGCACCACCGGAGGCGAACCTGACAGCCATCGGCGACCCCGACCAGGCGATCTACTCGTTCCGCGGCGCCGACGTCGGATTCTTCCTGCGCTTCGAACAGGACTACCCGAGCGCGCCCGTGCACGCGCTGACCCGCAACTACCGCAGCGGACGCCACATCATCGACACCGCCGTGCGCGCCGTCGCCCCCAGCACCCTCGTGCCCGGCCGCGCCCTGCACGCCGCCTCCGACCGCGACCCGCACCGCGTGATCCGCCACGAAGCCGCCGACGAACGAGCCGAAGCCGCCTTCGTCGCCCGCGAGATCGACCGGCTGCTCGGCGGCTCGTCGTTCCACTCCCTCGACAGCGGACGCGTCGACGGCGACGGACCCGGCGGCATCGGCTTCAACGACATCGCCGTGCTCTACCGCACCGACGCGCAATCCCGGCTGCTGCTCGACGAATTCGCCCGCGCGGGCTTGCCGGTGCAGAAACGCTCCCACGACCCGCTGTCGGCGCGGCCCGGGGTGGACCTGCTGATCACCGAACTCGGCCACGTCGCCGACCGTTCCGGCAGCGTCCTCGACAAGCTGCGCGCCGCCGCGACGAGCGTCGTGTTCACCGTCCCCGACGACGTCCAACCCGACGTGCACCACGCGCTGGAACTGCTCACGCCGCTGGCGACACGCTGCGAGAACGACCTGGAGCGGTTCCGCCGCGAAGTGCTGCTGGGCGCCGAAGTCGACACCCTCGACCCGCGAGCCGAAGCGATCTCGCTGCTGACGCTGCACGCGTCGAAGGGCCTCGAATTCCCCGTGGTGTTCCTCGTCGGCTGCGAAGACGGCCTGCTCCCGTTGACCTGGCCCGGATCCGAGGCCACCGCCGAGGAGATCGCGGAGGAGCGGCGGCTGTTCTTCGTCGGCGTCACCCGCGCCCAAGACCACCTGTGGCTCACCCACGCCACCCGCCGCACCCGCCACGGCCAGGTCCGCGACCGCAGTCCGTCGCCGTTCCTGACCGGCCTCGGCGACGCCGTCACCCGCCCCGACACCCCCGCCCCGCGCAAGGCCCGCGCAACCCAGCTCAGCCTGCTGTGA
- a CDS encoding amidohydrolase family protein encodes MLLLTAETVLTGPDGDRIPGGAVLVDGTTIVATGPRAEIDRHPGAAGAEHRDFPGATILPGLINGHAHLVWDASFAMLQHYFDADDTELLLGVVGRSQQALRAGVTTLRDLGDRRGLVLRVRDAINRGELTGPRLLGSAAPLTPPKGHCWFFGGEVDGIDAIRAQVRHNADLGADVIKVMASGGETTPDSPPTWAQQFSAEELCVVVAEATAAGLPVAAHAHGAQSIADAVAAGVSTIEHCSWLGAENSGPDLREDVAREIGARGIAVCHAYPPDWRGFAEFVGEQRFQAALDRVRWMDQHGVTFLPGTDGGLPTSVFDNYAGALSYYVEAVGWTPGRVVEMATTGAAAALGLDHVGRVAEGFDADLLVVDGDPSADIHALHRQRLVVARGEPVTPETN; translated from the coding sequence GTGCTGCTGCTGACCGCCGAGACCGTCCTGACCGGACCTGACGGCGACCGTATCCCCGGCGGCGCCGTGCTCGTCGACGGGACCACGATCGTCGCCACCGGCCCGCGCGCCGAAATCGACCGGCACCCGGGCGCCGCCGGGGCCGAGCACCGCGACTTCCCCGGCGCGACGATCCTGCCCGGCCTGATCAACGGTCACGCGCACCTGGTGTGGGACGCGAGCTTCGCGATGCTGCAGCACTACTTCGACGCCGACGACACCGAACTGCTGCTCGGCGTCGTCGGCCGCTCCCAGCAGGCGTTGCGCGCCGGTGTCACGACGCTGCGCGACCTGGGAGATCGCCGCGGCCTGGTGCTGCGGGTGCGGGACGCGATCAACCGAGGCGAGCTCACCGGCCCCCGCCTGCTCGGTTCCGCCGCGCCCCTGACCCCGCCGAAGGGGCACTGCTGGTTCTTCGGCGGCGAAGTCGACGGCATCGACGCGATCCGCGCGCAGGTGCGGCACAACGCCGACCTCGGCGCCGACGTCATCAAGGTCATGGCCTCCGGCGGGGAGACGACCCCGGACTCCCCTCCGACGTGGGCGCAGCAGTTCAGCGCCGAGGAACTGTGCGTCGTGGTCGCCGAAGCCACCGCCGCCGGCCTGCCCGTCGCCGCGCACGCCCACGGCGCCCAGTCCATCGCCGACGCCGTCGCGGCCGGGGTCTCCACCATCGAGCACTGCTCGTGGCTGGGCGCCGAGAACTCCGGCCCGGACCTGCGCGAGGACGTCGCGCGCGAGATCGGAGCCCGCGGCATCGCCGTCTGCCACGCCTACCCGCCGGACTGGCGCGGCTTCGCCGAATTCGTCGGCGAGCAGCGGTTCCAGGCCGCGCTGGACCGGGTCCGCTGGATGGACCAGCACGGCGTGACGTTCCTGCCCGGCACCGACGGCGGCCTGCCCACGTCCGTGTTCGACAACTACGCCGGAGCCCTGTCGTACTACGTGGAGGCCGTGGGCTGGACGCCCGGCCGGGTCGTGGAGATGGCCACCACCGGCGCGGCGGCAGCCCTCGGACTCGACCACGTCGGCCGCGTCGCGGAGGGCTTCGACGCTGACCTCCTCGTCGTCGACGGCGACCCGAGCGCGGACATCCACGCCCTGCACCGGCAGCGGTTGGTGGTCGCCCGGGGTGAGCCGGTCACTCCCGAAACGAACTGA